In Amycolatopsis coloradensis, one genomic interval encodes:
- a CDS encoding methylthioribose-1-phosphate isomerase, which yields MTLPILAESVRLDDEGVHILDRRIFPFEREWVLCRTSEEVAVAIEEMVTQSSGPYFAALGAMVLAAREASGLADPRAYLERAGKRIIATRKTNNHLRKAVAVVLSEVDKSAGGLIVAASRGARAGDELYRSRSRALGEHAAALVPGGATVLTHCWADLYLVEFVLAARRQGKEFSFLCTETRPYLQGARLTAETLAEMGADTRLITDGMGAAVLSSGEVGALVTAADRVTMDGHVVNKIGTLGLAVAAEAFGVPFYAMVQAPDQAAPTGADVPIEYRDGDEVLRALGHRVASERVRGHYPAFDVTPPRFVTAVVTDRGTFEPGRLREYYAEGEANQ from the coding sequence ATGACGCTGCCGATCCTCGCCGAAAGCGTCCGCCTCGACGACGAAGGCGTGCACATCCTCGACCGCCGGATCTTCCCGTTCGAGCGGGAATGGGTCCTCTGCCGGACTTCGGAAGAGGTCGCGGTGGCCATCGAAGAGATGGTCACGCAGTCCTCCGGGCCGTATTTCGCCGCGTTGGGCGCGATGGTGCTCGCCGCTCGCGAGGCGTCCGGGCTCGCGGACCCGCGGGCGTACCTGGAGCGGGCGGGGAAGCGGATCATCGCGACCCGCAAGACCAACAACCACCTGCGCAAGGCCGTCGCCGTCGTACTGTCCGAAGTGGACAAATCGGCGGGTGGCCTCATCGTGGCCGCGTCGAGGGGAGCGCGAGCAGGTGACGAATTGTATCGGTCGCGCAGCCGTGCGCTCGGCGAGCACGCGGCGGCGCTGGTGCCGGGCGGGGCGACCGTGCTGACGCATTGCTGGGCGGACCTCTACCTGGTCGAATTCGTGCTCGCCGCGCGACGGCAGGGCAAGGAGTTCTCCTTCCTGTGCACGGAAACCCGTCCGTACCTGCAGGGTGCGCGGCTGACCGCCGAGACACTCGCCGAGATGGGCGCCGACACCCGGCTGATCACCGACGGGATGGGCGCCGCGGTGCTGTCCTCCGGAGAGGTCGGCGCGCTGGTGACCGCGGCCGACCGGGTCACCATGGACGGTCATGTGGTCAACAAGATCGGCACGCTGGGGCTCGCGGTGGCGGCGGAGGCGTTCGGCGTGCCGTTCTACGCGATGGTCCAGGCGCCCGACCAGGCGGCGCCGACCGGTGCCGACGTGCCGATCGAATACCGCGACGGCGACGAGGTGCTGCGCGCGCTCGGCCACCGCGTCGCGAGCGAACGCGTCCGTGGGCACTATCCGGCCTTCGACGTGACACCACCGCGGTTCGTGACCGCGGTGGTGACCGACCGCGGGACCTTCGAGCCCGGACGGCTCCGCGAGTACTACGCAGAAGGGGAAGCGAACCAGTGA
- the mtnB gene encoding methylthioribulose 1-phosphate dehydratase, which translates to MSLLELAGRALAEESARFAGMGWMRGTSGNLSVVLGRDPLRVAVTVSGRDKGELTSDDVVVVGEDGLAVADQPHPDKVPSAEAGLHARIAAVSGAGAVIHVHALAPVVAAEHWPDGVELRDLEMLKGFGRAAHDDLVTIPVIANGQDMRVLGDAFEAGFLADTPAVIVARHGIYVWGDDLRHARHRLECLEWLLRFRVETRLVGGERGVR; encoded by the coding sequence ATGAGTCTCCTGGAACTCGCCGGGCGCGCGCTGGCCGAAGAGTCCGCCCGGTTCGCCGGAATGGGCTGGATGCGGGGCACGTCCGGCAACCTCTCGGTGGTGCTCGGCCGTGATCCGCTGAGGGTCGCCGTCACCGTCAGCGGCCGGGACAAAGGCGAGCTGACCAGCGACGACGTCGTGGTGGTCGGCGAAGACGGGCTGGCCGTCGCCGACCAGCCGCATCCGGACAAGGTGCCGTCGGCCGAGGCGGGACTGCACGCTCGGATCGCGGCGGTGTCGGGCGCGGGCGCGGTGATCCACGTGCACGCCCTCGCGCCGGTGGTCGCCGCCGAGCACTGGCCGGACGGCGTCGAACTGCGTGACCTGGAGATGCTCAAGGGTTTCGGCCGCGCCGCCCACGACGACCTGGTGACCATCCCGGTGATCGCCAACGGTCAGGACATGCGCGTCCTCGGTGACGCGTTCGAGGCGGGGTTCCTGGCGGACACGCCGGCGGTGATCGTCGCGCGGCACGGCATCTACGTGTGGGGAGATGACCTGCGCCACGCGCGTCATCGCCTGGAATGTTTGGAGTGGTTGCTCCGGTTCCGGGTAGAGACAAGACTTGTCGGTGGAGAAAGGGGAGTGCGATGA
- the mtnC gene encoding acireductone synthase — translation MTATLTARWVVLDIEGTLTATGYVHVTLYDYARPRLGPWIDDHPDDPEVAGAVARIKELGGLPADASTVDVVRVLHGWMDADQKIAPLKTLQGLIWQRGYAEGDLTTEFFGDVAPALRSWHESGLRLAVFSSGSVAGQIASFSRTTDGDVTGLFEKHFDTVNAGPKREAPSYRAIASALDAEPGDIVFFSDVPAELDGAAADGWQTVGLARDGEPFGDANFGTHRTIRTFDEVKVVPR, via the coding sequence GTGACCGCAACGCTGACCGCCCGATGGGTGGTCCTCGACATCGAGGGCACGCTGACCGCCACCGGCTACGTGCACGTGACCCTCTACGACTACGCGCGCCCGCGGCTGGGCCCGTGGATCGACGACCACCCGGACGATCCCGAGGTCGCCGGCGCCGTGGCCCGGATCAAGGAACTCGGCGGGCTCCCGGCGGACGCGTCCACAGTGGACGTCGTGCGGGTGCTGCACGGCTGGATGGACGCGGATCAGAAGATCGCGCCGCTGAAGACGTTGCAGGGGCTCATCTGGCAGCGCGGGTACGCCGAGGGCGACCTCACGACGGAGTTCTTCGGCGACGTCGCCCCGGCGCTGCGGTCGTGGCACGAGTCCGGCCTGCGGCTCGCGGTGTTCTCCTCCGGCTCGGTCGCCGGGCAGATCGCGTCGTTCTCGCGGACCACCGACGGCGACGTCACCGGCTTGTTCGAGAAGCATTTCGACACAGTCAACGCCGGGCCGAAACGTGAGGCGCCGTCGTACCGCGCGATCGCCTCGGCGCTGGATGCCGAGCCGGGGGACATCGTGTTCTTCTCCGACGTCCCGGCCGAGCTCGACGGGGCCGCCGCCGACGGCTGGCAGACCGTCGGCCTCGCCCGCGACGGTGAGCCGTTCGGGGATGCGAATTTCGGGACACACCGGACCATCCGGACATTCGACGAGGTGAAGGTCGTCCCTCGATGA
- a CDS encoding cupin: MTLLTVWPDDRPGEIALRTEDPAVITGELGRLGVRFERWDLVPDLPREVTPEQVLAAYEEPIGKVSAAEGYTFVDAVRMTPSDGPGWAAEAAEARQKFLAEHTHDDDEDRFFARGSGVFYLHVGGKVYAVLCEAGDLLSVPANTTHWFDMGTRPDYVSIRFFHDDGGWVGKFTGATLAGDFPGFDELTAGRY; encoded by the coding sequence ATGACCCTGCTGACCGTGTGGCCGGACGACCGGCCCGGCGAGATCGCGCTCAGGACCGAGGACCCGGCCGTGATCACCGGGGAACTCGGGCGGCTCGGTGTCCGCTTCGAACGGTGGGACCTCGTCCCGGATCTGCCGCGCGAAGTGACGCCCGAACAGGTGCTGGCCGCCTACGAGGAGCCGATCGGCAAGGTCTCGGCGGCCGAGGGCTACACGTTCGTGGACGCCGTCCGCATGACCCCGTCGGACGGGCCCGGCTGGGCGGCCGAGGCCGCCGAAGCCCGGCAGAAGTTCCTCGCCGAGCACACCCACGACGATGACGAGGACCGCTTCTTCGCGCGCGGGTCCGGCGTGTTCTACCTGCACGTCGGGGGCAAGGTGTACGCGGTGCTGTGCGAGGCGGGGGACCTGCTGAGCGTGCCCGCGAACACCACGCACTGGTTCGACATGGGGACGCGGCCCGACTACGTGTCCATCCGGTTCTTCCACGACGACGGCGGGTGGGTCGGCAAGTTCACCGGCGCCACGCTGGCGGGGGACTTCCCGGGGTTCGACGAGTTGACCGCCGGGCGTTACTGA